Part of the Paeniglutamicibacter sulfureus genome, TTGTTCACCCATACCCTTACCATGGGTGCTGCGGAAAGATACGACATGCTTCTGCATCCGCCTGCGGCAGGAAACTACACGTTGAGAATTGACTGGAATGATTGGATCACCGGTCAGAGGGTAGGTCGCCGGGAGTTGAAGCTTATCGCCTCCTGAATCTCATCCCTGCCCACTCGAGCCTGTTACCTCCCGTTGCCCTTGAATGCATGGGTGCTCGGTGCTTTGCTTGCAGTGGATAACCCGTCACTCCGGATGCCCAGGTCGGCTTGCCCCTCCTGGGCATCCGTGTTCGCGCAGCCGCGTGGTACGGATGGTGGGAACGGGTGGAAAATCCAGGAAGGACACAGACATGCTGGGCCACGGCTACCTGAACGCATTGAAGAATGCCAAGAGCACTGTCTATGGTCCGGCGAGGGAAAAGATCGGGACCCTCGGGAACATTTTCATGGACGTGCGCACCGGGGACGCGGACTTCGTGACTGTTCGTCTCGGCCTGTTCGGAGCGGAGGAGCTCCTCGTCTCCCTCAGGGGTGCGGTGATCACTGACGGCCACCTGCAAGTTCGGTTCTCCAAGGATGTCATCAGGCACGCGCCAAAGGTCGACCCGGCTTCCGTGCTCGATGACGCGGAGAAATCGCTGCTGGATGGCTACTACTCGGTGATGGACCCGGACACCGGCGGATAGGCCCGTATGGCCCGGGTGGTGATTCTCACCGTCGCTGGACAACGATGATGATCCCCTCGCGGGACTCCCGGCCCGGGGCATCGTCGTATTGGGATTTTCTCGATGCCCAGTTGTGGATGTTTCCAGCCGTCTCCTAGTGGTGCGACACTTTCTTGAATTGCGATGCCGGCAGTGTTTGGCTTGCGGCATGGGCGAGGCTGCGGGTCACACGCTTCCCGTTTGCCAGTCCGTGGCTGAGGTCGTGCGGGGAGGAAGTAGATGCCAGTAACTGGGCCGATCGTGGGCGGAGTAAGTCTCCGCTTCCGGGCGACTACGGCACAGGACATGACATGCCCGTTCCCCGCCACGCAGAAGAATCGTTCACGATACTGCGCCGGCCACTTCGAATCTCCTCCCG contains:
- a CDS encoding PRC-barrel domain-containing protein: MLGHGYLNALKNAKSTVYGPAREKIGTLGNIFMDVRTGDADFVTVRLGLFGAEELLVSLRGAVITDGHLQVRFSKDVIRHAPKVDPASVLDDAEKSLLDGYYSVMDPDTGG